GTCCTTGCCCCGCCACCGGCGCACCATTTGTCCCCGGGGATCCGGCCCGTGATGGCAAAACCGTCCGGCACCGCTTTCATCTTGGCTGCCACGCACTTTCTCTTTTGACTTGATTCAAGCATTCAATTGAATGCATAATAGGATTTCACGAGTTCGATTGTCAAGCTGGTGCGTTTGGGGCGGCGCCGATTTGGGCCGGCCGACCTGAGCCGCAAAGAATGGGAGCGGCGACGATGGCCGAGGAGATCAACGTCAAGAAGGCGCTGTTTGCCGAGTTCGCCGTGCTCGCCAAGGCCCTGGCGCATGGCAACCGGCTCGAGCTTTTGGAACTGGTGGCTCAGGGCGAGCGTTCGGTCGAGGCTCTGGCCAAGGTCGCCGGGCTGAGCATCGCCAATGCCTCGCAGCACCTGCTCAAGCTGCGCCGCGCCGGCTTGGTTTTGACCCGGAAACGCGGCGCTTACGTTTATTACCGCCTGCGTGACGAGGCCGTGATCTCGCTCTTGGGCAACCTGCGCGCCTTGGCCGAGCAGAACCTGGCCGAGGTCGATCGCCTGGTCGAGCGTTTCCTGCACGACAAGGACGAGCTCGAGCCGGTCTCATCGCGGGAGCTGCTGGCACGCAGCCGCCAGGGCCAGGTCACGGTGCTCGACGTGCGGCCGGCGGAAGAGTTCGCCGCCGGCCACCTGCCCGGCGCCGTCAACATTCCGCTACGTGAGCTGGAAAGCCGCCTGGCCGAGCTGCCGCGCCGGCGCCAGGTGGTGGCTTATTGCCGCGGCCCCTATTGCGTGCTGGCTTTCGAGGCGGTGGCAACCCTCAGACGCCAGGGCTTCGAGGCCCGCCGCCTCGAACAAGGCTTGCCCGAATGGCGCCGCGACGGCCTGCCCGTGGAAACCCGCCCGGCTTGAATCCGCGCTAAGCCGTTTCTGCCAAAGCCGCCCGGGCCAGGGCCTCGAGCTCGTCGAGGCATTCCGCGGCATTGCGGCCCGAGGTCTCGACCACGGCGCCGGCCTTCCGGTAAAGCGCTTCGCGTCCGGCCAGGATGCGGCGCAAATCCTCCATGGCCTCGGCGTTGCCGGCCATCGGCCGCTGGTCGCCCTGGGCCACGACGCGGCTCATGTGATCCTCGGGCCGGGCCTTGAGCCAGATGG
This window of the Alphaproteobacteria bacterium genome carries:
- a CDS encoding metalloregulator ArsR/SmtB family transcription factor: MAEEINVKKALFAEFAVLAKALAHGNRLELLELVAQGERSVEALAKVAGLSIANASQHLLKLRRAGLVLTRKRGAYVYYRLRDEAVISLLGNLRALAEQNLAEVDRLVERFLHDKDELEPVSSRELLARSRQGQVTVLDVRPAEEFAAGHLPGAVNIPLRELESRLAELPRRRQVVAYCRGPYCVLAFEAVATLRRQGFEARRLEQGLPEWRRDGLPVETRPA